The following coding sequences lie in one Sorghum bicolor cultivar BTx623 chromosome 6, Sorghum_bicolor_NCBIv3, whole genome shotgun sequence genomic window:
- the LOC8082844 gene encoding uncharacterized protein LOC8082844: MADDPNMNFGAFSQSLCNQHVVSFQTTVATSGSGGMPTYLDCSTGMDASVGMLTTPSVIVSTGSSNMPADSGQSLKYGGPLAADWTQLELEILRDGMDKYVHEQGIMKYIKIAASLPNKTVRDVAMRCQWVGKKVNTRRRKPQEHHTGRNTKERKDKFVEPAPWGANHPLQTGMRASSFVPHNVQISGASEIDRPVQHLLEENNRLLNQIEINIQRFQPHNNFDLFHQARRNINDLLQITTQLPGLRTKMPPLSVSVDENLASFVLPGITMDQVIGSNHLKEEPRGW, encoded by the exons ATGGCAGACGATCCTAATATGAATTTTGGGGCATTCTCCCAGTCACTCTGCAACCAGCATGTAGTTTCATTTCAGACAACCGTAGCCACTAGTGGCTCAGGAGGCATGCCAACATACCTGGATTGTTCCACTGGGATGGATGCCAGTGTGGGGATGTTGACCACACCTTCAGTGATTGTTTCCACTGGTTCATCTAATATGCCAGCTGATTCCGGGCAGAGCCTCAAATATGGTGGGCCGCTGGCTGCAGATTGGACACAGCTTGAGCTTGAAATTCTGAGAGATGGCATGGATAA ATATGTTCATGAACAAGGCATCATGAAGTATATAAAGATAGCAGCATCGTTACCGAACAAGACAGTAAGAGATGTTGCAATGAGGTGCCAGTGGGTAGGG AAGAAAGTAAATACAAGACGAAGGAAGCCCCAAGAACACCATACTGGGAGAAATACAAAAGAAAGAAAG GATAAATTTGTAGAGCCAGCACCGTGGGGAGCAAATCATCCTCTTCAAACAGGCATGAGAGCCTCTTCATTTGTGCCGCATAATGTTCAAATATCTGGAG CATCTGAGATAGATCGTCCAGTGCAGCATCTACTGGAGGAAAATAATAGACTTCTTAATCAAATAGAAATAAATATTCAGAGATTTCAG CCTCATAACAACTTCGATCTCTTCCATCAGGCAAGAAGGAACATTAATGATCTTCTAcaaat CACGACCCAACTGCCTGGACTGAGAACCAAGATGCCTCCACTTAGCGTGTCAGTGGATGAAAATCTTGCTAGCTTCGTGCTTCCTGGCATTACAATG GATCAAGTTATTGGAAGCAACCATTTGAAGGAGGAGCCAAGAGGATGGTAG
- the LOC8082843 gene encoding psbQ-like protein 3, chloroplastic isoform X2 produces the protein MALRLAVQALSATLLSRAETTSPSPKPPSKSNNSKQQSQRPAGAAAAATTTSGRRLATASVAAVLASQLLPPVASSGAGTFDLRLTLPEKSSEEAEAVVRTHARNLLGVKRFIDAGAWRELQAALRASASNLKQDLYAIIQAKPTGQRPELRRLYSDLFNSVTSLDYAARDKDQVQVQEHYGNIVSALDEIFAKIM, from the exons ATGGCACTGCGGCTCGCCGTACAGGCGCTGTCCGCAACCCTGCTGTCGCGCGCAGAAACCACGTCCCCCAGCCCCAAGCCACCGAGCAAGAGCAACAACAGCAAGCAGCAATCCCAAAGGCCAGCTggggcagccgccgccgccaccaccaccagcggGAGGCGGCTAGCAACGGCGTCGGTGGCGGCGGTCCTGGCGTCGCAGCTACTGCCGCCCGTGGCGAGCAGCGGCGCCGGCACGTTCGACCTGCGGCTGACGCTGCCGGAGAAGTCGAGCGAGGAGGCCGAGGCCGTGGTGCGGACGCACGCGCGCAACCTGCTGGGCGTGAAGCGCTTCATCGACGCCGGGGCGTGGCGGGAGCTGCAGGCGGCGCTGCGCGCCAGCGCGTCCAACCTCAAGCAGGACCTGTACGCCATCATACAGGCGAAGCCCACGGGGCAGCGCCCCGAGCTCCGCAGGCTCTACTCCGACCTCTTCAACAGCGTCACCAGC CTGGATTACGCCGCCAGAGACAAGGACCAGGTCCAGGTGCAGGAGCACTACGGCAACATCGTCTCCGCGCTCGATGAGATTTTCGCCAAGATCATGTAG
- the LOC8082843 gene encoding oxygen-evolving enhancer protein 3-2, chloroplastic isoform X1, which yields MALRLAVQALSATLLSRAETTSPSPKPPSKSNNSKQQSQRPAGAAAAATTTSGRRLATASVAAVLASQLLPPVASSGAGTFDLRLTLPEKSSEEAEAVVRTHARNLLGVKRFIDAGAWRELQAALRASASNLKQDLYAIIQAKPTGQRPELRRLYSDLFNSVTSLDYAARDKDQVQVQEHYGNIVSALDEIFAKIINELGAGKTIIPSQKKPAKQVVTFLGYKRWSTDIELGTWIAFTTSHAGRATNGDRQKGSFLLCSGFFLENYLASSCELPPLHLFSLMSEGETKRNHSSYLQVQQGHKNCSS from the exons ATGGCACTGCGGCTCGCCGTACAGGCGCTGTCCGCAACCCTGCTGTCGCGCGCAGAAACCACGTCCCCCAGCCCCAAGCCACCGAGCAAGAGCAACAACAGCAAGCAGCAATCCCAAAGGCCAGCTggggcagccgccgccgccaccaccaccagcggGAGGCGGCTAGCAACGGCGTCGGTGGCGGCGGTCCTGGCGTCGCAGCTACTGCCGCCCGTGGCGAGCAGCGGCGCCGGCACGTTCGACCTGCGGCTGACGCTGCCGGAGAAGTCGAGCGAGGAGGCCGAGGCCGTGGTGCGGACGCACGCGCGCAACCTGCTGGGCGTGAAGCGCTTCATCGACGCCGGGGCGTGGCGGGAGCTGCAGGCGGCGCTGCGCGCCAGCGCGTCCAACCTCAAGCAGGACCTGTACGCCATCATACAGGCGAAGCCCACGGGGCAGCGCCCCGAGCTCCGCAGGCTCTACTCCGACCTCTTCAACAGCGTCACCAGC CTGGATTACGCCGCCAGAGACAAGGACCAGGTCCAGGTGCAGGAGCACTACGGCAACATCGTCTCCGCGCTCGATGAGATTTTCGCCAAGATCAT AAACGAATTAGGAGCCGGTAAAACCATTATTCCTAGCCAAAAGAAACCTGCCAAACAGGTTGTTACATTTCTAGGATACAAAAGATGGAGCACGGATATAGAATTAGGAACTTGGATTGCGTTCACAACTTCACATGCAGGAAGAGCAACAAATGGCGACAGGCAAAAAGGATCCTTCTTGCTATGTAGCGGGTTCTTCCTAGAGAACTATTTAGCTAGTTCTTGTGAGCTTCCTCCGCTACATCTATTTAGCCTAATGTCTGAAGGAGAAACCAAAAGGAATCATAGTAGTTATTTACAGGTGCAGCAAGGCCACAAAAACTGCAGTTCCTAA